The Budorcas taxicolor isolate Tak-1 chromosome 18, Takin1.1, whole genome shotgun sequence genome window below encodes:
- the C18H16orf95 gene encoding uncharacterized protein C16orf95 homolog encodes MCPVPSPVHREPICCECQAKFGGYLPVPRAKAALPYWVPLSLRPQNQIQKMVQSYIPKTAKACPCPCHRFGGHLPMPRDQAVMPYWVPQVLRSHKKVVKRQQNFKGVPAPLDVRSGYNCWRICGEGRHLLKWQQLQALHQAGPVASGQPESPPASLLPLNLSLLTLLHALLRVMEAIRQLFWV; translated from the exons ATGTGTCCTGTCCCCAGCCCTGTTCATCGGGAGCCCATCTGCTGTGAGTGCCAGGCCAAATTTGGGGGCTACCTGCCAGTGCCCAGGGCTAAGGCAGCACTACCTTACTGGGTCCCTCTCTCCTTGAGACCCCAAAATCAG ATCCAAAAGATGGTCCAGTCTTATATTCCCAAAACCGCCAAGGCATGCCCCTGCCCATGCCACCGCTTTGGGGGCCACCTCCCGATGCCTAGGGATCAGGCCGTGATGCCCTACTGGGTGCCCCAGGTCCTGAGGTCTCACAAGAAG GTGGTGAAAAGGCAGCAGAATTTTAAAGGCGTCCCAG CCCCTCTGGATGTGCGCTCCGGGTACAACTGCTGGCGGATCTGTGGTGAAGGGCGCCATCTCCTCAAGTGGCAGCAGCTCCAGGCGCTTCACCAGGCTGGGCCGGTGGCCTCAGGGCAGCCAGAAagccccccagcctccctcctgcccctcaaCCTCAGCCTCCTGACACTCCTCCATGCCCTGCTGAGGGTCATGGAGGCCATCCG cCAGCTTTTTTGGGTATGA